In Pseudomonas sp. ADAK18, a single window of DNA contains:
- the nusG gene encoding transcription termination/antitermination protein NusG, whose amino-acid sequence MAKRWYVVHAYSGYEKHVMRSLLERVKLAGMEDGFGEILVPTEEVVEMRNGQKRKSERKFFPGYVLVQMDMNEGTWHLVKDTPRVMGFIGGTADKPAPITDKEAEAILRRVADGSDKPKPKTLFEPGEVVRVTDGPFADFNGTVEEVNYEKSRIQVAVLIFGRSTPVELEFSQVEKV is encoded by the coding sequence GTGGCTAAGCGTTGGTACGTTGTGCATGCTTACTCGGGTTACGAGAAGCATGTCATGCGCTCTTTGCTAGAGCGCGTAAAGCTGGCAGGCATGGAAGATGGCTTCGGCGAAATTTTGGTCCCCACTGAAGAAGTGGTGGAAATGCGTAATGGCCAGAAACGCAAAAGCGAGCGCAAGTTCTTCCCTGGATATGTGCTGGTTCAGATGGATATGAATGAGGGTACTTGGCACTTGGTCAAGGACACTCCTCGCGTCATGGGTTTCATCGGCGGTACCGCTGATAAGCCTGCGCCAATCACCGACAAAGAGGCGGAAGCAATTCTGCGTCGTGTTGCTGATGGTAGTGACAAACCTAAGCCGAAGACGTTGTTCGAGCCGGGTGAGGTCGTTCGTGTCACCGACGGTCCGTTTGCTGATTTTAATGGCACGGTCGAAGAAGTTAACTACGAAAAGAGCCGGATCCAAGTGGCAGTGCTTATTTTCGGTCGCTCTACTCCGGTAGAGCTAGAGTTCAGCCAGGTCGAAAAAGTCTAG
- the rplJ gene encoding 50S ribosomal protein L10, which translates to MAINLEDKKAIVAEVNEAAKAALSAVVADARGVTVSAMTGLRKEAREAGVYVRVVRNTLLKRAVAGTQYDVLNDVFTGPTLVAFSNEHPGAAARLFKEFAKGQDKFEIKAAAFEGKFLAANQIDVLATLPTRNEAISQLMSVIQGATSKLARTLAAVREQKEAAAA; encoded by the coding sequence GTGGCAATTAATCTCGAAGACAAGAAGGCCATCGTCGCTGAAGTCAACGAGGCTGCCAAAGCTGCTCTGTCCGCTGTCGTGGCTGATGCCCGTGGTGTGACAGTAAGCGCTATGACCGGACTCCGTAAAGAGGCTCGTGAAGCTGGCGTATACGTACGTGTTGTGCGTAACACCCTGCTCAAGCGCGCCGTTGCTGGCACTCAATATGATGTGCTCAACGACGTGTTCACTGGCCCGACCCTGGTTGCATTCTCCAACGAACATCCTGGCGCTGCTGCCCGTTTGTTCAAAGAGTTCGCCAAGGGTCAGGATAAGTTCGAGATCAAGGCAGCTGCGTTCGAGGGCAAGTTCCTCGCAGCTAACCAAATCGACGTACTGGCAACACTGCCGACCCGTAACGAAGCTATTTCTCAGCTGATGAGCGTGATTCAAGGCGCTACCAGCAAGTTGGCTCGTACTCTGGCCGCAGTTCGCGAGCAAAAAGAAGCTGCCGCAGCCTAA
- the rplL gene encoding 50S ribosomal protein L7/L12 encodes MSISQDDILNAVAEMSVLQVVELIKAFEEKFGVSAAAASAGPAAVAAVAEEQTEFNVMLLEAGEKKVNVIKAVRELTGLGLKEAKAVVDGAPAQVLEAVSKDAADKAKAVLEEAGAKVELK; translated from the coding sequence ATGTCTATCTCCCAAGACGATATCCTCAACGCCGTAGCTGAAATGTCGGTTCTGCAGGTTGTTGAGCTGATCAAAGCTTTCGAAGAAAAATTCGGCGTTTCCGCTGCCGCTGCTTCCGCCGGCCCAGCCGCTGTTGCTGCTGTAGCTGAAGAGCAAACCGAATTCAACGTCATGCTGCTGGAAGCTGGCGAGAAGAAAGTAAACGTGATCAAGGCAGTACGTGAACTGACCGGTCTGGGCCTGAAAGAAGCCAAGGCTGTAGTTGACGGTGCTCCTGCCCAGGTTCTGGAAGCAGTGTCGAAAGACGCAGCTGACAAAGCTAAAGCAGTGCTGGAAGAAGCAGGCGCTAAAGTCGAGCTGAAGTAA
- a CDS encoding pantothenate kinase yields the protein MILELDCGNSFIKWRVLELGKAHVFAEGVVGSDVALIDSLLALTRLTLKHCRLVSVRASEETSQLVAALVDTFGITVACAASSRQMAGVRNGYEDFERLGLDRWLAMLGGFQLASGACLILDFGTAATADFIAADGEHLGGFICPGMPLMRNQLRTHTRKIRYDDVSAERALECLVPGRTTVEAVERGCTLMLRGFVLTQLELARSYWGSDFSVFLTGGDAELISDAAPGARLVPDLVFVGLAMACPLS from the coding sequence ATGATTCTTGAGCTCGACTGTGGGAATAGCTTTATCAAGTGGCGAGTGCTTGAGTTGGGTAAAGCGCATGTTTTCGCGGAGGGAGTCGTTGGCTCTGATGTTGCGTTGATCGATAGTCTATTGGCGCTTACGAGACTCACATTGAAGCATTGTCGCCTGGTGAGTGTGCGTGCCTCGGAGGAGACGAGCCAGCTGGTGGCGGCGCTTGTTGACACCTTTGGTATTACCGTGGCGTGCGCTGCTTCCTCCCGTCAGATGGCAGGGGTGCGTAATGGCTACGAGGATTTCGAACGTCTGGGACTTGATCGTTGGCTGGCGATGCTGGGTGGCTTTCAGTTGGCGTCGGGAGCTTGTCTGATACTCGATTTTGGTACGGCGGCGACCGCTGACTTCATCGCCGCTGATGGTGAGCATCTAGGGGGCTTTATTTGTCCTGGTATGCCGTTGATGCGCAACCAGCTGCGTACGCACACTCGCAAGATCCGCTACGACGATGTTTCTGCCGAGCGTGCCTTGGAGTGCTTGGTGCCTGGTCGTACTACCGTGGAGGCGGTTGAGCGTGGCTGCACGCTAATGTTAAGAGGGTTCGTTTTGACTCAGCTCGAATTGGCGCGAAGTTACTGGGGAAGTGATTTCTCCGTGTTTCTTACGGGTGGAGATGCTGAGCTGATCTCTGATGCTGCGCCCGGAGCGCGGCTTGTTCCGGATCTGGTTTTTGTCGGTTTGGCGATGGCGTGTCCCTTGTCTTGA
- the birA gene encoding bifunctional biotin--[acetyl-CoA-carboxylase] ligase/biotin operon repressor BirA gives MLTLLKLLKDGRFHSGEALGAALGVSRSAVWKQLQHLEAELNLPIHKVRGRGYQLAAPLVLLSADDISANALSPTWPVYISDSIDSTNAEALRLVEGGRVAPFLVLSEQQTAGRGRRGRKWASPFAQNVYYSLVLRIDGGLRRLEGLSLVVGLAVMQALREVGVKGVGLKWPNDVLVGQKKIAGILLELVGDPADVCHVVLGIGINVNMQKTVEVDQQWTSVQLETGRAVDRNYLVARIGAQLQAYLDRHQASGFSAIQVEWEQNHLWQGKPVSLIAGVNQIDGVVLGIDGQGALRLSVDGVEKKYSGGELSLRLRDDS, from the coding sequence ATGCTGACGTTGTTGAAACTTCTAAAAGATGGCCGATTCCATTCTGGGGAGGCGCTGGGTGCGGCCCTGGGAGTCAGCCGCAGCGCTGTATGGAAGCAGCTTCAACATCTTGAGGCGGAGTTGAATCTGCCCATACATAAAGTTCGTGGCCGTGGCTATCAGTTGGCTGCGCCCTTGGTGTTGCTGAGTGCTGATGACATTTCGGCAAATGCTCTATCTCCTACTTGGCCTGTCTATATTTCCGATTCAATCGACTCCACCAACGCGGAGGCATTGCGCCTTGTCGAGGGTGGGCGAGTTGCTCCGTTTCTTGTTCTTTCGGAGCAACAGACTGCTGGCAGAGGTAGGCGAGGGCGCAAGTGGGCTAGCCCCTTCGCTCAAAATGTCTATTACAGCCTTGTGCTGAGAATCGACGGGGGGTTAAGACGGCTGGAAGGGCTTAGCCTGGTTGTCGGGCTCGCGGTCATGCAGGCCTTGCGAGAGGTCGGAGTGAAGGGCGTTGGCTTGAAATGGCCAAACGATGTATTGGTGGGGCAAAAAAAGATCGCGGGCATCTTGCTGGAGTTGGTTGGTGACCCCGCAGATGTCTGTCACGTTGTCCTTGGTATCGGGATTAACGTGAATATGCAAAAAACGGTAGAGGTCGATCAGCAGTGGACCTCGGTGCAGTTAGAGACAGGTCGTGCTGTTGATCGTAACTACTTGGTTGCGCGTATAGGGGCGCAGTTGCAAGCTTATCTTGATCGTCATCAGGCGTCGGGCTTCTCTGCTATTCAGGTGGAGTGGGAGCAAAATCATCTTTGGCAAGGCAAGCCGGTATCGCTGATTGCAGGTGTCAATCAGATTGATGGCGTGGTGTTGGGTATCGATGGTCAAGGTGCGTTGCGTTTGAGCGTGGACGGCGTCGAAAAAAAATACAGCGGTGGTGAGTTAAGCCTGAGGTTGCGTGATGATTCTTGA
- the rplK gene encoding 50S ribosomal protein L11: MAKKITAYIKLQVKAAQANPSPPVGPALGQHGVNIMEFCKAFNARTQGIEPGLPTPVIITVYSDRSFTFETKSTPASVLLKKAAGLTSGSARPNTVKVGTVTRAQLEEIAKTKNADLTAADMDAAVRTIAGSARSMGLNVEGV, translated from the coding sequence ATGGCCAAGAAGATTACCGCTTACATCAAGCTGCAAGTGAAGGCCGCTCAGGCCAACCCAAGTCCACCCGTCGGTCCAGCTCTGGGTCAGCACGGCGTGAACATCATGGAATTCTGCAAGGCCTTCAACGCCCGTACTCAGGGTATTGAGCCAGGTCTGCCGACTCCAGTGATCATCACTGTATACAGCGACCGTAGCTTCACATTCGAAACCAAGTCGACCCCGGCTTCGGTTCTGTTGAAGAAGGCTGCTGGTCTGACTAGCGGTTCCGCTCGTCCGAACACCGTTAAGGTTGGCACCGTAACTCGTGCTCAGCTGGAAGAAATCGCGAAAACCAAAAACGCGGATCTGACTGCAGCTGATATGGATGCGGCCGTGCGTACCATCGCCGGTTCTGCTCGTAGCATGGGCCTTAACGTGGAGGGTGTGTAA
- the secE gene encoding preprotein translocase subunit SecE has protein sequence MTPKAEVQGSRFDLLKWLVVVAIVVVGVVGNQYYSASPILYRVLALLALAAVAAFVGLQTAKGKSFAVLVKEARTEIRKVVWPTRQETTQTTLIVVAVVLVMALLLWGLDSLLGWLVSLIVG, from the coding sequence ATGACTCCTAAGGCTGAAGTTCAAGGCTCTCGCTTCGATCTGCTTAAGTGGCTTGTAGTAGTCGCTATTGTGGTTGTAGGCGTTGTCGGAAACCAGTACTACTCTGCGTCGCCGATCCTGTACCGCGTCCTCGCATTGCTTGCCCTTGCTGCTGTTGCTGCCTTTGTTGGCCTGCAGACTGCTAAAGGCAAATCGTTTGCGGTCCTGGTAAAGGAAGCTCGCACCGAGATACGTAAAGTCGTTTGGCCGACTCGCCAAGAAACCACGCAGACCACGTTGATTGTAGTGGCTGTTGTTCTGGTTATGGCGTTGCTGCTGTGGGGTCTTGATTCCCTGCTCGGTTGGCTTGTTTCCTTGATTGTTGGCTAA
- the rplA gene encoding 50S ribosomal protein L1: MAKLTKRQKAIAGKIEAGKSYNFVDAAALLTELSTVKFSESVDVAVNLGVDPRKSDQVVRSATVLPHGTGKTVRVAVFTQGPAAEAALAAGADRVGMDDLAAEMKGGDLNYDVVIASPDAMRVVGQLGQILGPRGLMPNPKVGTVTPDVATAVKNAKAGQVRYRTDKNGIIHTSVGKVGFDAVKLKENVEALIADLKRIKPASSKGIYVKRVTLSTTMGPGLVIDQGSLDV, encoded by the coding sequence ATGGCTAAGCTGACCAAGCGCCAAAAGGCTATCGCCGGCAAAATCGAAGCGGGCAAGTCCTACAATTTTGTAGACGCTGCTGCTCTGCTGACCGAGCTGTCGACTGTCAAGTTCAGCGAGTCTGTTGACGTTGCTGTAAACCTGGGTGTTGACCCGCGTAAATCCGACCAGGTCGTTCGTAGCGCTACTGTGCTGCCACACGGCACTGGTAAGACTGTACGTGTTGCTGTCTTCACCCAAGGCCCAGCAGCTGAAGCTGCTCTGGCCGCCGGCGCTGATCGCGTTGGCATGGACGACCTGGCTGCCGAAATGAAAGGCGGCGACCTGAACTATGACGTAGTAATTGCTTCCCCGGACGCAATGCGCGTTGTAGGTCAGTTGGGTCAGATCCTTGGTCCACGTGGTCTGATGCCTAACCCGAAAGTCGGCACCGTAACTCCAGACGTAGCTACCGCGGTTAAAAACGCCAAGGCTGGTCAGGTTCGTTATCGCACCGACAAAAACGGCATCATTCACACCTCCGTTGGCAAAGTCGGCTTCGATGCCGTCAAGCTGAAGGAAAACGTTGAAGCCCTGATCGCTGATCTGAAGCGTATCAAGCCTGCTTCCTCGAAAGGTATCTACGTCAAGCGCGTTACCCTGAGCACCACTATGGGCCCAGGTCTGGTCATCGACCAAGGCTCGCTGGACGTATAA